A stretch of DNA from Anaerobacillus isosaccharinicus:
AAAGGATAGTTGGCTTTCCTCTCCGAATTAAAGCTTCCTTCGTGACCACTCTTAACCCATCAAATTTCTCCGAAGAGAAAAATTGTGCATATGGAACTAGCCTTGAACAATCATCTATATAGGCTATTAAAAATGTCTTTGTCTTTTTTCCATTGATTGGTACATATGGCCCATGTGACAGATCAGCTTGCCACAACACATTCACCTTATCGTGAGCGAAACGTTTTCTTTCCGGTATGGCCAACATTTGTTTCCCAATAAGGTTGTGTTTTTTTAATAATCGAATTATAGTAGAGTAAGATATTTGGGTTTTTTGTATCTCTCCTCGTTCGATTAGTTGTTCGTAGAAAACACTAACTGGCATATGGGGAGTTTTTTTTCGTATTTCAAGAATTTGATCTTGGTCATCAGGGGATAGCCTGCGTGAGTTCCCGCGATCTATACGTTTCTTTGGTTTTAAAGCTTCAAAACCATTCCTTCGATAATTAAGAAGCCATTCTTTCATTGTTTTCTGCGCAATTTTCTTTTCACCATAATAAGGAATAGAATGAACTTTCCCTTCTAATCCCTTTAAGTATTCTTTCGAATCTACTTGCCCATTAAAGAGCGGGGCTATTAAGCCATATCGAAATAAAGCCACTTGTTCGCGTTCTTTTTCATTCATGGAATCTTCCTCCTTTTAATCGAAGGACGACCGGTCATCCATGGTTATAATTCTACTTTTTTTGCTATTTTGTGACTATGAAAAAGTTATGTGGGAATGAGATTATTTTTAAATTCACTCAAATATGATAGAATTAATTTGCCATAAGGTATTTTGCTAAGTGACCCTGTGACCTTCGTAAGAAGGGTGATTCGCCAAAATCATGGATCATTTTCATATATTTTATGGCCTCTTTTTTTATATCCCCCGACTTTCCACTAATCTCCCCCAAACTAATAAAGAATGTATGAATCCAATTAATGCATTTTAAATATCGACAAAGATAAAATCTCAACAATTGACGGCTGCCATTTACTCTCTTGTTTTGTAGAATCTGATTAACGCGATCCAATACGGTTTTGACGGTATGCTGGAAATACGGTATTAGAAAATCTGGTAGAATAGAAATATTCACTTTGCACCCTAGACATCTAAGACGGCAAATGGGAATATATGATGTCTCTTCTTCAGTTATTCCATACCTCCAATAATACCCATTTCGATGTAGGTTCCCATGAGCTAGACATTTACAATTAGGACATTCATCAAACAATGGAAAATCATTCTTCTTTCCTCTTTCCCCATACTCAACCAACCCAATTCCGAAGTCATGAATTTTAATCATAAAAAAACCTCCCCCTCAATATGCAAAAAACTTAGCATATTATTTCAGGGAAGTGAATAGGCAATTCCGGAGGAATTTGAAAAATTCAATAGACTTTTAGAAGATTTAATGTGCCCGTTAACAAACAAAGCTTACTTAACAGCCAAGAAGCCTTAGAAAAAGGACAACAAAGCTTACTTAACAGACAAAAATCCCTTGAAAAGAGTCAACAAGACTTAATTACTGGACAAGTTGAGCTAGTTAGCAGACAAGAAGCTTTAGAAAAAGGACAACAAGGCTTACTTAACAGACAAGAAGCTTTAGAAAAAGGACAACAAGGCTTACTTAACAGACAAGAAGCTTTAGAAAAAGGACAACAAGGCTTACTTAACAGACAAGAAGCTTTAGAAAAAGGACAGCGAGGTTTAGTTAGCGGACAAGACCTTATTGCATTGGAGCAATCTGAAATGCGTAAAGAAGTTGCTTTTTATTATGGGAGTATGATGAAGAAATTTGATGAAGGTAAAAAGGAATTAAGTAGTGAGATTAAACAAATTACCACTGTCCAAAAGGAACATCAAAATGTTCTGGAGTACTTAAATGAAAAACAGTAGTTCTCATCCCTAATTATGGCGTGTTTAAACACATTAATAAAGAAATCATAAGTTATTCCCCATACTTTCTTCATGAACCACTTTAAAAGATCACCACGTATTTAAAACTTATTCAAAAACACCAAGCCTAGGTTTTCAAAATTAATGCAATGTATTTATTAGTTAAGGCTTAGAGATGAGGATTCCTAAGCCTTAACAAATAAAATAATTTATCGCCTTTTATAAAAATTGATTATTCCATCGTCTTGAAAAATATTCCATGAATAGATTACTAATCTTTTCTAATCTTTTCCAAAAGCGCAATACCTTGTATCTCACCAATCCCACCATTTCCATGAACTAAGCCATAAGTTACAGAGTTGACCTTTAATTTACCATACATATCAATGAGTCCGTTTAATACTGGATTATTCCAAGGTGCTCTTGCTAAATTCATGCCTCCTGTAACGGTCATTTCATAGCGTTCTAAAAAAGCAGGTAAGTCACGGACGTTAGTAATTATTCCTGTTGCGAGCAGAAATGCAATCGGAACAGGTGGATAACATGTGTAGATCTCAAGTAACAAATTTTGTTTATTATATTCTTCTACTACGTCAATATTAGCTTGAGATTGTGCTTCCAAAAATGCAGTTCTCAGATGGGGAAATATATTTTCCTGCACACCTACTATTTTAGCAAGCTTTTCTGGTGACCCTTCAACACTTACGTATTTTACACCTGAAACTTTTATTTTCTCTTTGTTTGGAAATTGTAAAAGTTCAACCGTCTGATCATTTGCTAAAATTATACCACCAGCAAAGTCGATATTCGGATTAGCGCAGTCCGTCAGTTTAAATAAATCAGCGTTAAGACTAGCGAGCTGCCTCCCCCTATCTTCCATTAACACAGACCCAGTCAAACGAGTAAATGTTTTTGAATAGTTCTCATACAACAGATCAAAAAAGCTAACAAACTCTTTTTCTTCTATCTCTAATTGCTTACAAAGCATATGTGCGATTTCGTTGTAGCAGAGATCCACTCTTCGCCCCCTCTCACCAATTAAGATGTTGTTACGCTAAAATAAGTTTTCTATTTAGTCAGATTAATCCGAAAAAGTTAAAACGAACCCAAATGTTCATCTCAGATGGACTTTTAAGCTATTTTGTCCATTTGTGGTGTCAGACACCAATGAAAGACCCCAATGAAAGTTCACTTTCACTAGCATGGATGTAAATATGGTTGGCGCGAATTTTCTAATCGAAGAAAGTGAACTTTCCTGTAGGTACTATTTACAGGGTAGACCCCAATTTGATTAAACCACCATTTATATCCATTTTTCATTATACACTTTCCAACTTTAAACATGTGAAAAAGGATAGCTAAGCAGGGATCACACCTGCCTAATCTATCCTTTTTCCTAATGCCAATAGCATTATATTTTTTTTTGACAAACTCTACTTTTTCTTCCCTATAATTAACGGATCACTAACGTTTTTAACACCGGCAAGCCCTAAAAGTGTTAATAGTATTTGTTGCGGGCCAACATAAGCATCTGTTGGATCAAAATATTCCTTCAGTGTATGGATACCCCCGAAATCTCCACCACCCCCTAATGTAACGGCGGGAATTCCTAAGCTAATAGGAACATTAGAGTCGGTGCTGTTAGGAGCATCTAATTCTGGTTCAAACCCAATTGCCCTTGAAGAAACTGCTGCCGCTTGAACAATGGGCGAATCCATCGGTTGTGATCCAGCTGGTCGATCACCAACTTGCTTAATTTCTACTCGAATATCTTCACTGTTCCAGCGCGCATTTTCTTCCTCAGCTGCCAGGTGAATAATTTTCAATGCTTTTTCTTCTAGTCTTGATAGTTCCTCCTGGCAAGTAGAACGCAAATCTATCACCATATTTGCATCAGCAGCAATCGTATTGACCGATGTTCCGCCATTGATCGTTCCAACTGTAAATGTAGTTTTTGGATCGTTGGGCGTTTCTAATTGAGATATCATCGCTACCGCTCGTCCTAAAGCGTGAATTGCACTTGCTAACCCAAAATCTGCGAAACTATGACCACCACGCCCTTTATATGTAACGCTGTAACGACGACTTCCTGTTGCTAAATAAGTAATCCTTGATGGAGATCCAGGTTCAATTGAAATAAAAGCATCAATTTCATCTTTCCTCGTTTCAAATAGCGCTTTTACCCCATTTAAATCTCCTAACCCCTCTTCACCTACTGTCGCTCCAAACAAAAGATCACCTTTTGTTTCAATTTGAAAATGGTTAAGTACCTTTAATAGCGTAAGTACTACTGCTAGCCCTCTGCCATTATCAGCAATTCCCGGAGCAAATACTTTTCCATCTTTAAGTTTTGCTTCCACGTCCGTTCCTGCTGGAAACACTGTATCTAAGTGCGAACAAACAACGATTGTAGGTCCAGAACCTGTACCAGGGCGAACCCCGAACACATTTCCCACTTCATCTGTTTGAATATTTTTTAATCCTAATTGTTCTAATCGTTTGCGATATTCGATCCCTCTCACTTTCTCACTAAATGTAGGAGCAGGAATTTCCGTTAATTGAATTTGATCCTTTAATGTTTGTTCATTTTCTAGTTTTAGGAACTCCATAGCCTCTTTAATTAAAGGATATTTTAACAAAAGTTCATATGTACTATCTACAGCTGGTGAAACAACTAAATCATTGTTAGACATTTAAACAACCTCCCCTATGTAAAATTGCGACAATTTCATCTTACCATACTTTGATCAATTTATTTAGCAAAGCGAAACTTATCTTTGTAGTGACAATACTACTGATCTATCAAGCTAACAACCATTTCACTGTCCGTCTCAAGTGGACTTTTGAACAATTTTGTCCATTTGCGGTGTCTGACACCAATGAAAAGACACTACCGCCCAAACACATTAAACATTTTCCACATATAATGCCTTTGATTATGAAATTTGGGAGGTATAAGCATGTATTACGGATATGATATGCAACGTGAGCAAGTAAATAATTTTAATACACAGTATCAAACATTAATAGACCCATTTGTGGTTCAGACACTACAATCAGTCATTGGCAAAGACCTAGTCGTTGAGACAACAAAAGACACCATTCGTGGGAATTTGAAAGATGTAAAACCAGATCATATTATGATTATGGCTGGCAACACGCCATTTTTTATTCGAATTCAACAAATTGTAACTATTATGCCAATCGATTAATGACACAAGGAGGTCTAACTCACATTATGGAGTCAGACCTTAATAATTAAATAAATTGGTTATCAAAACTGAGATTGTTAAACCGTTTCCCCTATAAAAATCAAAATCAGTTTTCACTACATCCTCTACCAATTAGAATTTTGTTATTTAAGTCTTCTTAAATTCAACTACTTATTTTCAAAGTCAATTCCCTTATCATTTTACATAAAAAAAAATCTTTGTTACACTTGTCACTACATTAAAAAAAGGAGTGGTTTTTTGTTATTTAAAAAGTTAATCCCAATTAGCGCATGTTTATTTCTTATTTTAGGACTAGCAGCGTGCGGTGGAAACGATGAAGCACAAGAGGTAAGCACTGGAGTAGACGAAGGTTCAAAGATAGAGGAAAGCCTAGGTGGAGCTGTTGCTATTGTTAATGGCGAAGAGATTTCCGAGCAACAATTTGTTAATCAACTTGAACAAGTAAAAATGTCTTATCAACAACAAGGCATCGAGATTGATGAGGAAAATGAAGTTCTAATTAAAAACCATGTACTTGATCAATTAGTCAATACGACACTGATCGTTCAAGCTGCTACAGAAGAAGGGTTCTCACCTTCAAACGATGAAGTCCAAGCAGAACTTGATCAAATCAGAGGTCAGTACGACAGTGACGAGGAATTTAATACGATCCTTGAACAAAACAACCTTGATCTAACGACCTTTGAAAATGAGATTACGTATCAGTTATCAATTAACAGATATGTAGCCGATAAAATCGAGGAACCTCTAGTTTCTGAAGTTGAAATTAAGGAAAGATACGATTTATACAAACAACAAACCGAAGAAATGCCAGAGCTTGAAGAAATTGAAGCACAACTTAAAGAAGAAATTAAAAATGAAAAAAACCAAGCGTCAATTGGTGAGCTAGTTGAACGTTTAAGAAATGAAAGCCAAATTGAAATTCTAATCTAACATCGACCTAACTTAAAAAGAGGCTGGGACAAAACAAAGTGTCAGACACCGATGAAAGTTCACTTTCACCAACTTGGATGTAAATATGATTGGCACGAATTTTCTAATCATAGAAAGTGAACTTTCCTGTAGTTACTAACTACAGGGTAGACACCGATGAAAGTTCACTTTCACCAAATTGGATGTAAATATGATTGGAACGAATTTTCTAATCAAAGAAAGTGAACTTTCCATTAGTTACTAACTACAGGGTAGACACCGCTAGGCACCGAATATAGACATATGATAAATCTGTACGTCTATATTTAGTATGATCCGCGTGGTGTCAGACACTTTTGTCCCAGCCTCTATTTTATGGTGACAAGCAATGATAAAGTCCACGGTCATCAACGTAAAACCAACTTCTAATTGAAGATCGTCAACTCTTCATTAAATTACCAAAGACAGTATAGACAATATATATTACTCCCTACTCAAGTCTTATACATACTAGGTTCGTCCATTGAAACCCGATTTGATGTCGAGTATTTCCTAAGTAACCTTAAAATCATATAAAATGGTCTTTCGCGGTAATTTAACTCTGAAGGTCGTCCCTTGCCCGACCTTACTTTTAAACGTAATTTCTCCTCCATGATCATTAACTAATTTATATGTAGTCAGCATTCCAAGACCCGTCCCTTTTTCCTTTGTTGAGTAAAAAGGCATTCCAATATTTGGAGCTAATTCATCTGGAATTCCGCAGCCTTGATCAATTACTTCTATTATTACATGGTATTTGTCGAAATTTCTTAAATTAACAAAGACAACTCCACCTTCACCCATCGCTTCAATCGCATTTTTAATAAGGTTAATAAATACTTGCTTCATTTGATTGCTAACACAATAAATCGCTCCTACCTCTTCACAGTTGAAAACAATGTCTATATTTTTCATAAATGCTTGTGATTGCAATAACGTAACAACATCATGGAGAATCTCTTTAAATTCTTCATGTTGAAACTCTATTGCCTGAGGCTTTGCCAAAAGTAGTAATTCACTAGTAATTGATTCAATTCGGTTCATTTCAGATAACATGATTTCAATGTAATTTGGCGAAATTTCATTTTCTCCTCTTAATAGTTGCAAAAAACCTTTTAGTGTCGTTAAGGGGTTGCGAATTTCATGGGCTATTGAAGCTGATAATTGACCGACTAAAGACAACTTCTCTGATTTTTCAATGTTTTCCTCAGCAATTTTTTCCAGTGTAATATCTCTTGCAATTCCATAAACACCAACAATTTCATGATCGACCGTGATTGGAATATTTGTCACCTTCGTATGAATAACTCTACCACTCTTACGGATAATTCTACATTCATAGTTTTGTGGTAGTCCTTTAACCGCTTCTTGAAAATAGCATTTAGTTTTTTCCAAGTCTTCCTCAAGGATCAACGTATGATAAGTCATATATAATAATTCTTCCTCAGAATAGCCAGTTAGTTCCTCAATAGCCTTGTTTACTTCTAAAAATCTTCCTATTAAATCAAAAGAATAAACAGCATTGGGGTTATTTGTAAACAAAGATTGATAATATTCATTCGTTCTAATGCTATTTCTCTTTCTTTCAGTAATGTCAAAAAAGTATACTGTTAACCCATCATTTGAAGGATAAGCACGAACATCATACCATTGTTGCAAAATTGGATTGTAAAAGTCAAAATTAACTAGCTC
This window harbors:
- a CDS encoding DUF6431 domain-containing protein — encoded protein: MIKIHDFGIGLVEYGERGKKNDFPLFDECPNCKCLAHGNLHRNGYYWRYGITEEETSYIPICRLRCLGCKVNISILPDFLIPYFQHTVKTVLDRVNQILQNKRVNGSRQLLRFYLCRYLKCINWIHTFFISLGEISGKSGDIKKEAIKYMKMIHDFGESPFLRRSQGHLAKYLMAN
- a CDS encoding SurA N-terminal domain-containing protein; this encodes MLFKKLIPISACLFLILGLAACGGNDEAQEVSTGVDEGSKIEESLGGAVAIVNGEEISEQQFVNQLEQVKMSYQQQGIEIDEENEVLIKNHVLDQLVNTTLIVQAATEEGFSPSNDEVQAELDQIRGQYDSDEEFNTILEQNNLDLTTFENEITYQLSINRYVADKIEEPLVSEVEIKERYDLYKQQTEEMPELEEIEAQLKEEIKNEKNQASIGELVERLRNESQIEILI
- a CDS encoding M20/M25/M40 family metallo-hydrolase, which translates into the protein MSNNDLVVSPAVDSTYELLLKYPLIKEAMEFLKLENEQTLKDQIQLTEIPAPTFSEKVRGIEYRKRLEQLGLKNIQTDEVGNVFGVRPGTGSGPTIVVCSHLDTVFPAGTDVEAKLKDGKVFAPGIADNGRGLAVVLTLLKVLNHFQIETKGDLLFGATVGEEGLGDLNGVKALFETRKDEIDAFISIEPGSPSRITYLATGSRRYSVTYKGRGGHSFADFGLASAIHALGRAVAMISQLETPNDPKTTFTVGTINGGTSVNTIAADANMVIDLRSTCQEELSRLEEKALKIIHLAAEEENARWNSEDIRVEIKQVGDRPAGSQPMDSPIVQAAAVSSRAIGFEPELDAPNSTDSNVPISLGIPAVTLGGGGDFGGIHTLKEYFDPTDAYVGPQQILLTLLGLAGVKNVSDPLIIGKKK
- a CDS encoding DDE-type integrase/transposase/recombinase; protein product: MNEKEREQVALFRYGLIAPLFNGQVDSKEYLKGLEGKVHSIPYYGEKKIAQKTMKEWLLNYRRNGFEALKPKKRIDRGNSRRLSPDDQDQILEIRKKTPHMPVSVFYEQLIERGEIQKTQISYSTIIRLLKKHNLIGKQMLAIPERKRFAHDKVNVLWQADLSHGPYVPINGKKTKTFLIAYIDDCSRLVPYAQFFSSEKFDGLRVVTKEALIRRGKPTILYADNGKIYRSETLQYACAQLGITLAHTQPYDPRAKGKVERLFKTIQTRFYPLLQTDPVHSLEELNERFWNWLERDYHRRAHASLDNKTPLEVFESQLKDITFLEDLSILETIFLKREQRKVKPDGTISIDKKLYEVPSCFIGQSIDVRFDENGIYVFEENKEVAKAIPVSMKDNAHVKRIRSPFALTQSADVKGEQDHV
- a CDS encoding YuzF family protein; translated protein: MYYGYDMQREQVNNFNTQYQTLIDPFVVQTLQSVIGKDLVVETTKDTIRGNLKDVKPDHIMIMAGNTPFFIRIQQIVTIMPID
- a CDS encoding PAS domain S-box protein, with the protein product MNIKIFDAVNILDRITDGICVLDRDWNFLFLNNAAEKFIERSKENMIGKCVWEEFPVLVELPIFSYYQYAMENQELVNFDFYNPILQQWYDVRAYPSNDGLTVYFFDITERKRNSIRTNEYYQSLFTNNPNAVYSFDLIGRFLEVNKAIEELTGYSEEELLYMTYHTLILEEDLEKTKCYFQEAVKGLPQNYECRIIRKSGRVIHTKVTNIPITVDHEIVGVYGIARDITLEKIAEENIEKSEKLSLVGQLSASIAHEIRNPLTTLKGFLQLLRGENEISPNYIEIMLSEMNRIESITSELLLLAKPQAIEFQHEEFKEILHDVVTLLQSQAFMKNIDIVFNCEEVGAIYCVSNQMKQVFINLIKNAIEAMGEGGVVFVNLRNFDKYHVIIEVIDQGCGIPDELAPNIGMPFYSTKEKGTGLGMLTTYKLVNDHGGEITFKSKVGQGTTFRVKLPRKTILYDFKVT